A stretch of DNA from Candidatus Neomarinimicrobiota bacterium:
CCGGCCGCCAGCTTAAAAAGAAGAGTATATTGACCGCCCCCTAACAGGAGGGATGACAGGCCAGACGAGCCTGACAAAATCAGAAATGACAGCACGCAACTCGTCCCTAGGCTGAGCCAGAGCGCTGTTGAAAAGAGTGATCGCTGGGCGTCTGGGCCGTCGGCCTCATTATAGTAACGCATAAACGCGGTGTCTAACCCGTAGTGATAGACAATATTCATAAAGCCGAGAAAAACGTAGAGAAGAGTGGCGAGACCGTAGTCCCCGGGAGTCAGTATATTGGTAAAAAGAGGTAACAGTAGAAAGGTGACAAGTCGCGTCAGCACATTGCCGGTGCCGTAGATAACCGTCTGACGGGTAAGCCGGCTAATTTGAGATATCAATAGTTCCTCTCCTCGGATTGTGTAGAAGTATTCTCAATTGCGTTGTGTCTGAAACGATATGCAAGGCAGGTCGGTTCCGCAATGTGAATATAAGGGGTGTAGGAGAATGAATCAATGAATCACGTCCGGTGTAAGGTTACAAAATTTCCTGATGTCTAAGGTTAATTATTTAGTTATTTTTGCATAGGACATAATGCTGTATTGCACAATTATTTGCAACGAGGATTTGAAAAAGGAACTTAATGAGTAGTCGTATAGCAGCTGTTAAAGCACGGGAAATCCTCGATTCGCGGGGGAATCCTACAGTCGAAGTGGATGTTGAACTCGAGGACGGCAGCTCAGGCCGAGCGGCTGTACCGTCAGGTGCATCAACTGGTACTCACGAGGCGGTTGAACTGCGCGATGGCGACAGGAACCGTTATCTCGGCAAGGGGGTGATGAAGGCTGTCGATAATGTTAGAAGTACCTTGCAGAGTGCTGTGTGCGGTCTTGATGTTCTTGATCAACGCAATGTGGACAAAGCGCTGATTGAGGCTGACGGTACTTCGAATAAAAAGAAGCTGGGGGCCAATTCGATTCTTGGTGTATCTCTGGCTGCGGCCAAAGCAGGTGCTGATTACTCACAGCAGCCGCTATTCAGCTACATCGGCGGTGATGATGCTACCCTTATTCCTATCCCCATGATGAATATTCTGAATGGCGGCACGCATGCTGATAACAATGTGGATATTCAGGAATTCATGATTTTTCCAGTGGGAGCGGCAAGTTTCTCCGAAGCGTTGCAAATGGGAACAGAGACGTTTCATCACCTGAAAGAAGTCCTGCAAGGCAGGGGACTCAACACGGCGGTGGGGGATGAGGGTGGATTTGCACCTGACCTGAGATCGAACGAGGAAGCTATCGAGGTAGTGTTGGAAGCTGTAGCAAAAACAGGATATCAGACTGGCAAACAGCTTTTCTTGGCGCTGGATGTTGCTGCCAGCGAAATCTTTGATGCCGGTAAAGGCGTCTATCGATTGGAATCAGAGGATCGAGAGCTGACATCTGATGAAATGGTGGAGTACTATTCAGATCTCGTCTCCAAGTATCCTATCATATCTATCGAAGACGGACTCTCAGAGGATGATTGGGCAGGATGGGGGCTTCTAAACCGTCTTTTGGGGGAGAAGATTCAGATTGTTGGAGATGATCTAACCGTAACTAATGTGGTCCGTCTGCAGAGGGCGATAGAAGAGAGGGCGATGAATGCCATCCTCATCAAACTTAACCAGATCGGTACGATGACCGAAACGATAGAAGCTATCCGCATCGCGCGCGAAAATGGTATGGCAGCAGTAATCTCGCACAGGTCGGGAGAGACAGAAGATACAACCATTTCGGATTTCAGCGTTGCCACCGGTGTTGGTCAGATCAAGAGTGGATCGGCTTCACGGACAGACAGGATATGTAAGTACAATCAGCTGCTTAGAATTGAGGAGCTTTTGGGCGATAAAGCGTCATTTGCAAGCATGAATGTTCTAGGTCATCTGACAGCGTCCGTTGTAACCTAATTGAAGGGGTAGATGGCGTTCCGGGTGAAAAAAAGAAGGCGTCACCGCAGGCCAATACCCGCAAGGGGGTCTCAGAATCGTAACATCCTGCCGAAGTTGCTCATTCTCGTGGCCGCAATTCTCATCATTATTTTCATTTTAGGTGATCACGGTATTTACAGGCTGTACAGTATGAAGCGGGAAAAAGAACGGCTGTTGAAAGAGATCAACAAGTTGCGCGGAGAACAGCAGAAGCTACTAGCTGAAAAGGACAGGCTGGAGAATGATCTGGAGTATATTGAGCGCCTGGCCCGGGAACGTCACAGGATGGCAAAAAAAGGTGAAAAAGTGTTTAAGGTTCTGGAGAAACCGGAGCTTTAGTTATCTGTCTCTGCGTCAGAATCCAAGCAAAAAGAACACCTTATCCCCACCCATCACCGATTGAAAACTCATCTCAAGGTTATTCGGTGGGCGTGAGAATTTATATACGAGTTCGGAGTGTAATACTTGCCCCGGCTTAATGATACCCACGCTGTTAACACTCTCCATAAATTCAAGATTGCCGATATTTCCTTTTCCGTCTACTACCTTAAAGAGGAGTAATCCACTCATATCCAGATCTTTCTGACCGTTGTTCGTGATCTCGACGACGACAGTCACCTGTTCATTTTTCAGAGAAGCATTAACCAATCTAATCCCGGCTTGCCCGGCCGTCTGAATTTCGCCGATCCCTTTGGCTACACGCCCTTCTTCAAGAGCATCGAGAGGGATGTAGAACTCCAATGTAGCTTTAATGAACTTTCCCGACGGATCCTTGCCAATTTTTATCACTTTCGTTCCAGAATTTACTCTTCCGAGGACAGCATCCTCATTGCCTGGCTCCTCGTAGATATCTGATCTCTTAATAGTTTCAGTGACCTGTCCGTTTGTAAGAGAAAGCAGTAAGATTAAAGCAAGACCTTGCCACAAGACAGCACCACTTCTGTGTGAGGACATAATTTTCTCCTCGTTAATTAGATTAATGATAAGGGTATAAACAGGTTTCAGCTAAAGCGTAATTGTCTGGGTGGTCAGGAAAGCATCGAGATAAATTTCAACACGGCGGTTGTTGGCGCGTCCTTCTGTATTGTCGTTAGAATCAACAGGCCGGAATTCACCGTACCCCATAGCTGAAAACTTTTCTTCACCTATGCCAGCATACTGACTCAGAAGCTCCACAATATTTAGCGCGCGAGCTGTGGACAGCTCCCAGTTTGATTGCCATTTAGTTTGAAGTTCCAGCGGCAGGGGGACATCGTCGGTATGTCCTTCGCACCTGATTTCAATGTTAAGGGTTTTATCACCCCGCTTGACGGCATCGATGAACGGTTTCAGTTCCGGATCCTGATTGACCCGTATGATGCGCGACATCTTGATGATCATGCCGATCTGCTGAATGAGAGGGTGTACTTCAGGTCTGAGTTCGGCACCACCCGAGCGGAACAGTTGGCCACTCGCCAGAGTTATTTTTACTCCTTTGGTTGCGCGTTCCACTGATACATAAGCGGAGTGAAGCTGTTCGTGTAATTCGACGTATGTTTGGTCCAGCAGCATGTTGATGATGCGGTCAATGTGTTTTTCGGCATCGTTCATGATAACGAGTAACATGATAAAGAACGTCAACAGTAAGGTGACCATATCACCGAATGTTACGGCCCACGCCGTACTTCTGGATTTGGCTTCGTTAAAGGAGACTTTTGAGACTTGCCGTGCCATTCAATCAGCTTTGCTCTTGGCGCTTGCTTTGGGGGACAAATGTCATCAGTTTTTCGCGCAGAATAATTGGATGGTCTTTTGCATGAATGCCGATGATTCCCTCTACTATGATATCTTTGACCATCAGTTCTTCTTCAGATTTCCGTTTGAGCTTACCGGCAAGGGGCAAGAAAACAAGGTTTGAAAAAAGCACGCCATAGAAGGTTGTAATGAGGGCGAGACCCATTCCTCCCAGTAATTCAGCAAAGCGCTTCGCCACATCAAACTCGACGCCGACGGCGCCACCGCTCTCTGTTGCCGAAAAATGGGTCATCATGATGATCAGTCCAAGTACGGTTCCCAGCATACCGAAGGCGGGTGCGTAAGCGCCCATGTAGAGAAAAATTTCCTGTCCTAAACTGTGGCGTCTGTCCATGTTGGAAAGTTCCAGTTCAAGGTAATTTCTCAGGCGGAGAGGGTCTCTTTCATTGATGGCAAGTTCCAGCCCATCCCTGAGGAAGTTGTCTGATACT
This window harbors:
- the eno gene encoding phosphopyruvate hydratase, whose protein sequence is MSSRIAAVKAREILDSRGNPTVEVDVELEDGSSGRAAVPSGASTGTHEAVELRDGDRNRYLGKGVMKAVDNVRSTLQSAVCGLDVLDQRNVDKALIEADGTSNKKKLGANSILGVSLAAAKAGADYSQQPLFSYIGGDDATLIPIPMMNILNGGTHADNNVDIQEFMIFPVGAASFSEALQMGTETFHHLKEVLQGRGLNTAVGDEGGFAPDLRSNEEAIEVVLEAVAKTGYQTGKQLFLALDVAASEIFDAGKGVYRLESEDRELTSDEMVEYYSDLVSKYPIISIEDGLSEDDWAGWGLLNRLLGEKIQIVGDDLTVTNVVRLQRAIEERAMNAILIKLNQIGTMTETIEAIRIARENGMAAVISHRSGETEDTTISDFSVATGVGQIKSGSASRTDRICKYNQLLRIEELLGDKASFASMNVLGHLTASVVT
- a CDS encoding septum formation initiator family protein; amino-acid sequence: MKKRRRHRRPIPARGSQNRNILPKLLILVAAILIIIFILGDHGIYRLYSMKREKERLLKEINKLRGEQQKLLAEKDRLENDLEYIERLARERHRMAKKGEKVFKVLEKPEL
- a CDS encoding flagellar motor protein MotB, with the protein product MARQVSKVSFNEAKSRSTAWAVTFGDMVTLLLTFFIMLLVIMNDAEKHIDRIINMLLDQTYVELHEQLHSAYVSVERATKGVKITLASGQLFRSGGAELRPEVHPLIQQIGMIIKMSRIIRVNQDPELKPFIDAVKRGDKTLNIEIRCEGHTDDVPLPLELQTKWQSNWELSTARALNIVELLSQYAGIGEEKFSAMGYGEFRPVDSNDNTEGRANNRRVEIYLDAFLTTQTITL
- a CDS encoding MotA/TolQ/ExbB proton channel family protein, with protein sequence MDLGTALGLLLGLGFVTIGILSNKGDPRWFLDLDAIVIVLGGTFAATLVNYPLKNVLNIFKVLGQAFTQEEVGHQEVIEELIMKAELARKKGIMALETELDKVSDNFLRDGLELAINERDPLRLRNYLELELSNMDRRHSLGQEIFLYMGAYAPAFGMLGTVLGLIIMMTHFSATESGGAVGVEFDVAKRFAELLGGMGLALITTFYGVLFSNLVFLPLAGKLKRKSEEELMVKDIIVEGIIGIHAKDHPIILREKLMTFVPQSKRQEQS